A region of Thermobifida halotolerans DNA encodes the following proteins:
- a CDS encoding biotin-dependent carboxyltransferase family protein has translation MAALEVLETGVLTTVQDAGRVGHASLGVGRSGAADAVSYALANRLVANPPGAAALEATLGGLRVRARGAVTAAVTGAPGPVGVDGRAAAVNTVLHLRDGAELRVGVPDRGLRSYLAVRGGVSVPPVLGSRSTDTLAGLGPDRVTPGTVLPVGAPPPTPPVVDLAPDAAFPGHEVELRVVLGPRHDWFTPDAVHTLLNGVYVVSDRTDRVGARLLGPPLPRARAGELPSEGMVPGALQIPHDGDPVLFLADHPVTGGYPVIAVVVSADLRWAAQARPGTRLRFRRLR, from the coding sequence ATGGCGGCACTGGAGGTGCTGGAGACCGGTGTCCTCACCACGGTGCAGGACGCGGGCAGAGTCGGCCACGCCTCGCTCGGTGTCGGCCGGTCGGGAGCGGCCGACGCGGTCTCCTACGCGCTGGCCAACCGGTTGGTGGCCAACCCGCCCGGCGCCGCCGCCCTGGAGGCGACCCTCGGCGGGCTGAGGGTGCGCGCCCGCGGGGCCGTGACGGCGGCCGTCACCGGGGCTCCGGGACCGGTCGGTGTCGACGGGCGCGCCGCCGCGGTGAACACCGTCCTGCACCTGCGCGACGGAGCCGAGTTGCGCGTGGGCGTTCCCGACCGCGGACTGCGCAGCTACCTGGCCGTGCGCGGCGGCGTCAGCGTGCCCCCGGTGCTGGGGTCGCGCAGTACCGACACCCTCGCCGGGCTCGGCCCCGACAGGGTCACCCCGGGGACCGTGCTCCCGGTGGGCGCGCCGCCGCCGACCCCGCCCGTCGTCGACCTCGCCCCCGACGCCGCGTTCCCCGGCCACGAGGTCGAGTTGCGCGTGGTCCTGGGACCGCGCCACGACTGGTTCACCCCCGACGCCGTGCACACCCTGCTGAACGGCGTCTACGTGGTCAGCGACCGCACCGACCGGGTCGGCGCGCGGCTGCTGGGGCCGCCGCTGCCCCGTGCCCGCGCCGGGGAGCTGCCCAGCGAGGGCATGGTTCCCGGCGCGCTGCAGATCCCGCACGACGGCGACCCCGTGCTCTTCCTCGCCGACCACCCCGTCACCGGCGGCTACCCGGTGATCGCCGTCGTGGTCTCCGCCGACCTCCGCTGGGCCGCCCAGGCCCGCCCGGGAACACGCCTGCGGTTTCGCCGCCTGCGGTGA
- a CDS encoding 5-oxoprolinase subunit B family protein, producing the protein MRVLDCGDTGVLVEVADLDEVVALHAALAAQPPPGVEELVPAARTVLLRVSPGHDTAAVAAAVRALRPRPRHLAAAEEVEIPVRYDGADLPDIAAATGLGESGVVAAHSSATWTVAFCGFAPGFGYLVGDDPRLHVPRRAEARTRVPAGSVALAGGFTGVYPRSSPGGWQLLGRTDTVVWDLDRDPPGLLRPGVRVRFVPV; encoded by the coding sequence ATGCGCGTCCTGGACTGCGGCGACACCGGAGTGCTCGTCGAGGTCGCCGACCTCGACGAGGTCGTGGCGCTGCACGCGGCGCTCGCCGCGCAACCGCCGCCGGGAGTGGAAGAGCTCGTCCCCGCCGCGCGCACCGTGCTGCTGCGCGTCAGCCCCGGCCACGACACCGCCGCGGTCGCCGCCGCCGTGCGCGCGCTGCGGCCCCGGCCCCGCCACCTCGCCGCGGCGGAGGAGGTGGAGATCCCGGTGCGCTATGACGGCGCGGACCTGCCCGACATCGCCGCGGCCACCGGGCTGGGCGAGTCCGGGGTCGTCGCCGCGCACTCCTCGGCCACCTGGACCGTGGCCTTCTGCGGGTTCGCGCCCGGATTCGGCTACCTCGTGGGCGACGACCCCCGGCTGCACGTGCCGCGCCGGGCGGAGGCCCGCACCCGGGTGCCCGCCGGATCGGTCGCCCTGGCGGGCGGCTTCACCGGCGTCTACCCGCGCAGCTCACCGGGCGGCTGGCAGTTGCTGGGCCGCACCGACACCGTGGTCTGGGACCTCGACCGCGACCCGCCGGGACTGCTGCGCCCCGGCGTGCGGGTCAGGTTCGTCCCGGTGTGA
- a CDS encoding LamB/YcsF family protein produces MRIDLNSDLGEGFGRWELGDDEALLSIVTSANVACGFHAGDPTVLRGVCGQAVRRGVAVGAQVGYRDLAGFGRRFIDVPAGELTNDVIYQIGALDAFARIAGDRVRYVKPHGALYNAIVHHEEQARAVVEAVRLYDPGLSVLGLPGSRWLELAEQAGLRTVREAFADRAYTPEGTLVPRRQPGAVLHDPDEIAERCLRIVHGEPVTAVDGTPVRVRADSLCVHGDTPGAVRVAEQVARRLADAGVRIAAFALERD; encoded by the coding sequence ATGCGCATCGACCTCAACTCCGACCTCGGTGAGGGTTTCGGTCGCTGGGAACTCGGCGACGACGAGGCACTGCTGTCCATCGTCACCAGCGCCAACGTCGCCTGCGGCTTCCACGCCGGGGACCCCACCGTGCTGCGCGGGGTCTGCGGGCAGGCCGTCCGCCGCGGCGTCGCCGTCGGGGCCCAGGTCGGCTACCGCGACCTCGCCGGTTTCGGACGGCGGTTCATCGACGTGCCGGCCGGCGAACTGACCAACGACGTCATCTACCAGATCGGCGCGCTCGACGCCTTCGCGCGGATCGCCGGGGACCGTGTCCGCTACGTCAAACCGCACGGGGCGCTGTACAACGCGATCGTCCACCACGAGGAGCAGGCCCGCGCGGTCGTCGAGGCGGTCCGTCTCTACGACCCCGGACTGTCCGTCCTGGGACTGCCCGGATCGCGGTGGCTGGAGCTGGCCGAGCAGGCGGGGCTGCGCACCGTGCGGGAGGCGTTCGCCGACCGCGCCTACACGCCCGAGGGCACGCTGGTGCCGCGCCGACAGCCCGGGGCGGTGCTGCACGATCCCGACGAGATCGCCGAACGCTGCCTGCGGATCGTCCACGGCGAGCCCGTCACCGCGGTCGACGGCACCCCGGTGCGCGTCCGGGCCGACTCCCTGTGCGTGCACGGCGACACCCCCGGCGCGGTGCGCGTCGCCGAGCAGGTGGCGCGGCGCCTGGCCGACGCGGGCGTGCGGATCGCGGCGTTCGCCCTGGAACGCGACTGA
- a CDS encoding PucR family transcriptional regulator: MTTDSTDAPPTDEAAVRAETVRRLERAMGSLGTAAVARMEQRLSWFRSMSAEDRSWVGLVAQSGVAAFVDWFKHPDRGRPAIAVEVFGTAPRELTRSVSLQQTVEMVRVVIDVVESRVTELAAPGGEQQLREAMLRYSREVAFSTARVYARAAEARGAWDARLEALIVDALLHGDREEGLQTWGASLGWSRTPVIAIAGLLGDQDAEEVLADLRARARRSGHDVLAGVQGERVVVVVGVNDQTTPDPMAAATPLAGLFGPGAVVVGPPVSDLRAASRSARAAVDGLRAAPGWPDAPRPVAAEDLLPERALDGDRDARRRLVEEVYLPLRDAGTPLLDTLAVYLEHASSLESTARMLFVHPNTVRYRLSRVAELTGFAPADGRGSFVLRIALTLGRLAERG, from the coding sequence ATGACCACCGATTCCACTGACGCGCCCCCGACCGACGAGGCCGCCGTGCGCGCGGAGACCGTGCGGCGGCTGGAACGCGCCATGGGCTCCCTGGGCACCGCCGCGGTGGCACGGATGGAGCAGCGGCTGTCCTGGTTCCGCTCCATGTCCGCCGAGGACCGCTCCTGGGTGGGGCTGGTCGCCCAGTCGGGTGTGGCCGCCTTCGTCGACTGGTTCAAGCACCCCGACCGGGGACGCCCGGCGATCGCCGTGGAGGTCTTCGGCACCGCGCCCCGGGAACTGACCCGCTCGGTGTCGCTGCAGCAGACGGTGGAGATGGTGCGGGTCGTCATCGACGTCGTGGAGAGCCGCGTCACGGAACTGGCCGCGCCGGGCGGCGAGCAGCAGTTGCGCGAGGCCATGCTCCGCTACAGCAGGGAGGTGGCCTTCAGCACCGCCCGCGTCTACGCCCGGGCCGCCGAGGCCAGGGGCGCCTGGGACGCCCGCCTGGAGGCGCTCATCGTCGACGCGCTGCTGCACGGGGACCGCGAGGAGGGGCTGCAGACCTGGGGGGCGTCGCTGGGCTGGTCGCGCACGCCGGTGATCGCGATCGCCGGGCTCCTCGGAGACCAGGACGCCGAGGAGGTCCTGGCGGACCTGCGGGCGCGCGCCCGCAGGTCCGGACACGACGTGCTCGCCGGGGTCCAGGGGGAGCGGGTGGTGGTCGTGGTGGGCGTCAACGACCAGACCACCCCCGACCCGATGGCCGCGGCCACCCCCCTGGCGGGGCTCTTCGGCCCCGGAGCCGTGGTGGTGGGGCCGCCGGTGTCCGACCTGCGCGCCGCCAGTCGGTCGGCCCGCGCCGCGGTGGACGGCCTGCGCGCGGCCCCGGGGTGGCCCGACGCGCCCCGACCGGTCGCCGCCGAGGACCTGCTGCCCGAACGGGCACTGGACGGCGACCGGGACGCTCGACGTAGACTCGTCGAAGAGGTGTACCTGCCGCTGCGCGACGCGGGAACCCCCCTGCTGGACACCCTGGCGGTGTACCTGGAGCACGCCTCGTCCCTGGAGTCCACCGCGCGGATGCTGTTCGTCCACCCCAACACCGTGCGCTACCGGCTCAGCCGGGTGGCCGAGCTCACCGGGTTCGCCCCCGCGGACGGGCGCGGCTCCTTCGTGCTGCGGATCGCGCTGACCCTGGGGCGGCTGGCCGAACGCGGCTGA
- a CDS encoding ACP S-malonyltransferase, producing the protein MLAIVAPGQGAQVPGFLSAWLELPGMAERFAEWSDVVGLDLVHYGTAADAEEIRDTAVAQPLLVSAGIAATVAMFGDLDSAASVDVVAGHSVGEFTAAAVAGVLSPRDALALVAERGRGMAEASAVTPTGMTAVLGGDRDEVLSAIEAAGLTPANDNGSGQIVAAGTVEQLEAFAAAPPARARLRPLSVAGAFHTHHMAPAVDRVDALAATTSADDPRTRLLSNRDGAVVTSGAEYLSRLVSQISSPVRWDSCTATLADLGVTALIELPPAGTLTGLAKRALRGVELLAVKSPEDLDRARELVKTHAGAVSADLEGQA; encoded by the coding sequence GTGCTTGCAATCGTCGCTCCGGGCCAAGGGGCCCAGGTACCCGGTTTCCTCTCCGCGTGGCTCGAACTCCCCGGCATGGCGGAGCGGTTCGCCGAGTGGTCGGACGTGGTCGGCCTCGACCTCGTCCACTACGGCACCGCCGCCGACGCCGAGGAGATCCGTGACACCGCGGTGGCCCAGCCGCTCCTGGTGAGCGCGGGCATCGCGGCGACCGTCGCGATGTTCGGCGACCTCGACTCCGCCGCGTCGGTCGACGTGGTCGCCGGGCACAGCGTCGGCGAGTTCACCGCCGCCGCGGTCGCCGGGGTGCTGTCCCCCCGCGACGCGCTGGCCCTGGTCGCCGAGCGCGGCCGGGGCATGGCCGAGGCCTCCGCCGTCACCCCCACCGGCATGACCGCGGTGCTGGGCGGCGACCGCGACGAGGTGCTCTCCGCGATCGAGGCCGCGGGCCTGACCCCCGCCAACGACAACGGCTCGGGACAGATCGTCGCCGCCGGCACCGTCGAGCAACTGGAGGCGTTCGCCGCCGCTCCCCCCGCCAGGGCCCGGCTGCGTCCGCTGTCGGTGGCCGGCGCGTTCCACACCCACCACATGGCTCCGGCGGTGGATCGGGTCGACGCGCTGGCGGCCACGACGAGCGCCGACGACCCGCGCACCCGACTGCTGTCCAACCGTGACGGCGCGGTCGTGACGTCGGGGGCGGAGTACCTGTCCCGCCTGGTGTCGCAGATCAGCTCACCGGTCCGGTGGGACTCCTGCACCGCCACGCTCGCCGACCTCGGCGTCACCGCACTGATCGAACTCCCTCCCGCGGGCACCCTCACGGGTCTGGCCAAGCGCGCGCTGCGCGGCGTCGAACTGCTCGCCGTCAAGTCTCCCGAGGACCTGGACCGGGCGCGTGAACTCGTCAAGACGCACGCGGGCGCGGTCTCCGCCGACCTGGAAGGGCAAGCGTGA
- a CDS encoding beta-ketoacyl-ACP synthase III — protein sequence MKTSPASPGARVVAFGEYQPANVVTNDDLAARVDTSDEWIRSRVGIAERRIASPEESLTDMAVAAGGKALAASGLGPEAIDLVIVATCTQKDQIPNTSASVAARLGITAPGAFDVNAACAGFCYALSLANDAVRGGSARNVLVIGAEKLSDWLDWDDRSTCVIFADGAGAVVVSAAEEPGIGPVVWGSSGDRADKIYLRDHKYLHQEGQTVFRWTTTELYPVALEALERAGVAPEELTAFVPHQANLRIVESIARRLGAPQALVARDIVTAGNTSSASIPLALSRMIGRGELPSGSTVLTLGFGAGLTYAAQVLRLP from the coding sequence ATGAAAACCTCCCCAGCATCCCCCGGAGCGCGTGTCGTCGCCTTCGGCGAGTACCAGCCCGCCAACGTCGTCACCAACGACGACCTGGCCGCCCGAGTGGACACCTCCGACGAGTGGATCCGCAGCCGCGTGGGCATCGCCGAGCGCCGCATCGCCTCCCCCGAGGAGAGCCTGACCGACATGGCGGTGGCCGCGGGCGGCAAGGCGCTGGCCGCCAGCGGACTGGGCCCCGAGGCCATCGACCTGGTGATCGTCGCGACCTGCACCCAGAAGGACCAGATCCCCAACACCTCGGCGAGCGTGGCCGCGCGCCTGGGCATCACCGCGCCCGGAGCCTTCGACGTCAACGCGGCCTGCGCGGGCTTCTGCTACGCCCTGAGCCTGGCCAACGACGCGGTGCGCGGCGGTTCGGCGCGCAACGTGCTGGTGATCGGCGCGGAGAAGCTCTCCGACTGGCTCGACTGGGACGACCGCTCCACCTGCGTGATCTTCGCCGACGGCGCGGGCGCCGTGGTGGTGTCCGCGGCGGAGGAGCCCGGCATCGGCCCCGTGGTGTGGGGCAGCTCCGGCGACCGCGCCGACAAGATCTACCTGCGCGACCACAAGTACCTCCACCAGGAGGGCCAGACGGTCTTCCGGTGGACCACCACCGAGCTGTACCCGGTGGCGCTGGAGGCGCTGGAGCGGGCCGGTGTGGCCCCCGAGGAACTCACCGCGTTCGTGCCGCACCAGGCGAACCTGCGCATCGTGGAGTCCATCGCCCGTAGGCTGGGCGCGCCTCAGGCGCTCGTCGCCCGCGATATTGTCACCGCGGGGAACACCTCGTCGGCTTCCATCCCGCTCGCGCTCTCGCGCATGATCGGGCGCGGCGAACTCCCCTCGGGAAGCACCGTGCTCACCCTGGGTTTCGGAGCCGGCCTCACGTATGCGGCACAGGTGCTGCGGCTTCCCTGA
- a CDS encoding acyl carrier protein, whose translation MAYSDKEILDGLAEIIDEIAGVPAGEVTPEKSFVDDLDIDSLSMVEIAVAAQDKFGVEIPDDQLKDLKTVQDVITYIQK comes from the coding sequence ATGGCCTACTCGGACAAGGAGATCCTGGACGGCCTCGCCGAGATCATCGACGAGATCGCCGGTGTCCCCGCGGGCGAGGTCACCCCGGAGAAGAGCTTCGTGGACGACCTCGACATCGACTCGCTGTCGATGGTTGAGATCGCCGTCGCCGCGCAGGACAAGTTCGGCGTGGAGATCCCCGACGACCAGCTCAAGGACCTCAAGACGGTCCAGGACGTCATCACCTACATCCAGAAGTAG
- the fabF gene encoding beta-ketoacyl-ACP synthase II — MSNREVVVTGLGVSSPLGGDVATTWSALLEGRSGITNLPEEWHEKLPVHFAGLLAEEPSEKLERHRLRRLDRTQQMALITAHEAWADAGSPEVDPLRLGVVVSSGIGGILTTLNQYDTFREKGWKRVSPFTVPMLMPNSPAAAVALEFTARAGSHATVSACASSAEAIADGINMIRSGRADIVIAGGCEAAIHPLNVAAFAAMRALSTRNDDPQGASRPFDVNRDGFVMGEGSGTLILESAEHAAARGARVYAVAAGTGYTCDAYDMVQPDPAGEGAARAISAAIDDAGLRPSDIAHVNAHATSTPAGDVPETIAIRTALGDSAADAVAVTSTKSMTGHLLGGAGALESVATILSLHHGVVPATINVEEIDPGVAVDVVVDKPRELPADAVAALNDSFGFGGHNVALVFRRP; from the coding sequence ATGAGTAACCGCGAAGTCGTCGTCACCGGCCTTGGAGTCAGCAGCCCTCTGGGAGGCGACGTCGCCACGACCTGGTCGGCGCTGCTCGAAGGTCGATCCGGCATCACCAACCTGCCCGAGGAGTGGCACGAGAAGCTTCCCGTGCACTTCGCGGGCCTCCTCGCCGAGGAACCGTCCGAGAAGCTGGAACGCCACCGACTGCGCCGCCTGGACCGGACCCAGCAGATGGCGCTGATCACCGCGCACGAGGCGTGGGCCGACGCGGGCTCCCCCGAGGTCGACCCGCTGCGCCTGGGTGTCGTGGTGTCCAGCGGCATCGGCGGCATCCTGACCACCCTCAACCAGTACGACACCTTCCGGGAGAAGGGCTGGAAGCGGGTCTCGCCGTTCACGGTGCCGATGCTCATGCCCAACAGCCCGGCCGCCGCGGTGGCCCTGGAGTTCACCGCGCGCGCGGGCTCCCACGCCACGGTGAGCGCCTGCGCGTCCAGCGCCGAGGCCATCGCCGACGGCATCAACATGATCCGCTCCGGCCGCGCCGACATAGTGATCGCGGGCGGCTGCGAGGCCGCGATCCACCCGCTGAACGTCGCCGCGTTCGCCGCGATGCGCGCGCTGTCCACCCGTAACGACGACCCGCAGGGCGCCTCGCGCCCCTTCGACGTCAACCGGGACGGCTTCGTCATGGGCGAGGGCTCGGGCACGCTGATCCTGGAGTCGGCCGAGCACGCCGCCGCGCGCGGCGCCCGCGTCTACGCGGTGGCCGCCGGAACCGGGTACACCTGCGACGCCTACGACATGGTGCAGCCCGACCCGGCGGGCGAGGGGGCGGCCCGCGCCATCTCCGCCGCGATCGACGACGCGGGACTGCGTCCCTCCGACATCGCGCACGTCAACGCGCACGCCACGTCCACCCCGGCCGGCGACGTCCCCGAGACCATCGCGATCCGCACGGCGCTGGGCGACTCCGCCGCCGACGCGGTCGCGGTCACCTCCACCAAGTCCATGACCGGTCACCTGCTGGGCGGCGCGGGCGCGCTGGAGTCCGTCGCGACGATCCTGTCCCTGCACCACGGGGTGGTTCCGGCCACGATCAACGTCGAGGAGATCGACCCCGGGGTCGCCGTCGACGTCGTCGTGGACAAGCCGCGGGAACTGCCCGCCGACGCGGTCGCCGCGCTCAACGACTCCTTCGGCTTCGGCGGCCACAACGTCGCCCTCGTGTTCCGTCGGCCGTGA
- a CDS encoding acyl-CoA carboxylase subunit beta has product MTVIDNRVAGPSTSTATTEDSRNPRVRLASFFDEGSLRLLTAEDDSAALAGVGRINGMPAVAFANDPRIQGGAMGTAGCAVIETAYEHAVRERMPVIGLWHSGGARLAEGVESLHAVGRVFAAMTRASGVVPQISVVLGPAAGGAAYGPALTDIVVMSRGAKVFVTGPDVVRSVTGEQITAEDLGGVDAHGRRSGVVHVTTPDDVSAMLQGRRLALLLGHQGQLRLRDVTDVDLGGVLPESPRRAYDIKPLVNGVLDSPLTEESVELQARWAPNIVIALGRMGGRTVGVIANNPLRKGGCLDSLSAEKAARFVRMCDSFGVPLVVLVDVPGYLPGVGQEWDGVVRRGAKLLHAFAEATVPRVTLVVRKSYGGAYIAMNSRSLGATRVLAWPTAEVAVMGAVAAVRILHRKKLAAVPEEERPALEARLAAEHERIAGGLDRARELGVVDEVVAPDRTRSALAAAIATAPPARGAHGNIPL; this is encoded by the coding sequence GTGACTGTGATCGACAACCGCGTCGCCGGTCCCTCGACGTCGACCGCCACGACCGAGGACTCCCGCAACCCGCGCGTCCGTCTCGCCTCCTTCTTCGACGAGGGGTCGCTGCGGCTGCTCACCGCCGAGGACGACAGCGCCGCGCTGGCGGGTGTGGGCCGGATCAACGGCATGCCCGCGGTGGCCTTCGCCAACGACCCCCGCATCCAGGGCGGGGCGATGGGCACCGCGGGGTGCGCGGTGATCGAGACCGCCTACGAGCACGCGGTCCGCGAGCGGATGCCGGTCATCGGCCTGTGGCACTCCGGCGGCGCGCGGCTGGCCGAGGGCGTGGAGAGCCTGCACGCGGTGGGCCGGGTGTTCGCCGCGATGACCCGCGCCTCGGGCGTGGTCCCCCAGATCTCGGTGGTGCTGGGCCCGGCCGCGGGCGGCGCCGCCTACGGTCCGGCGCTCACCGACATCGTGGTGATGTCGCGGGGCGCCAAGGTCTTCGTGACCGGACCGGACGTGGTGCGCAGCGTCACCGGCGAGCAGATCACCGCCGAGGACCTGGGCGGTGTGGACGCGCACGGGCGGCGCAGCGGTGTTGTGCACGTGACCACCCCCGACGACGTCTCCGCGATGCTCCAGGGCCGCAGACTGGCCCTGCTGCTGGGCCACCAGGGGCAGCTACGGCTGCGGGACGTGACCGACGTGGACCTGGGCGGGGTGCTCCCGGAGTCGCCGCGGCGCGCCTACGACATCAAACCCCTAGTGAACGGCGTCCTGGACTCCCCGCTGACCGAGGAGTCGGTGGAGTTGCAGGCCAGGTGGGCGCCGAACATCGTCATCGCGCTGGGCCGCATGGGTGGGCGCACCGTCGGCGTCATCGCCAACAACCCGCTGCGCAAGGGCGGCTGCCTGGACTCGCTGTCCGCGGAGAAGGCCGCCCGCTTCGTGCGCATGTGCGACTCCTTCGGGGTTCCGCTGGTGGTTCTGGTGGACGTCCCGGGCTATCTGCCCGGGGTGGGCCAGGAGTGGGACGGCGTGGTGCGCCGCGGCGCCAAACTGCTGCACGCCTTCGCCGAGGCGACCGTTCCCCGGGTGACCCTGGTCGTCCGCAAGTCCTACGGCGGGGCCTACATCGCGATGAACTCGCGCTCCCTGGGCGCCACCCGGGTTCTGGCCTGGCCGACCGCCGAGGTCGCGGTGATGGGCGCGGTGGCCGCCGTGCGCATCCTGCACCGCAAGAAGCTCGCCGCCGTCCCCGAGGAGGAGCGTCCCGCGCTGGAGGCCCGGTTGGCCGCCGAGCACGAGAGGATCGCCGGGGGACTGGACCGTGCCCGTGAGCTCGGTGTGGTCGACGAGGTCGTCGCTCCCGACCGGACCCGCAGCGCGCTGGCCGCGGCCATCGCCACCGCGCCGCCCGCCCGCGGGGCGCACGGCAACATTCCGCTGTAG
- a CDS encoding EAL domain-containing protein, which translates to MALRPIVDLDSGAVLAIEAVYPAEEQHGEDVATLAERLGRTAREVMARENLLPLVLPVPARLLTAGREPFAFVEDTLRRSGRRPRDVTFMLDPEIRQLPREHLVRGLAHLRELGFRYAFGTARVPPDLLVETAPFLFRIDGTLTSGLPDNERFAAIVDGMTRIGRGAGTFPLASGVTSVTQLVSLRQAGVRLAQGPFFAGEDWAPGDRVTPLPDLTLDPASSDTAGGPRVSEFMVPAVTMTCDATAEEVLEAFSNDSALNSVILLDHRERPVAALDRARFLLSITGPYGHALYAKRPAQRLADPPKTVPRTVPALTALRIAGVDRERVYDDLIAVNEFGQCMGVVHVSDIIRGLSQA; encoded by the coding sequence GTGGCACTGCGTCCGATCGTCGACCTGGATTCGGGAGCGGTGCTGGCGATCGAAGCCGTGTACCCCGCCGAGGAGCAGCACGGTGAGGACGTCGCCACGCTGGCCGAGCGCCTGGGCCGTACCGCACGCGAGGTCATGGCACGCGAGAACCTGCTCCCGCTCGTCCTCCCGGTTCCCGCCCGGCTGCTGACCGCCGGACGGGAACCGTTCGCGTTTGTGGAGGACACCCTGCGTCGGAGTGGCCGTCGGCCTCGCGACGTCACGTTCATGCTGGACCCCGAGATCCGGCAGTTGCCCCGCGAACACCTCGTCCGAGGGCTGGCCCACCTGCGGGAACTGGGCTTCCGCTACGCGTTCGGCACCGCGCGGGTCCCTCCCGACCTGCTGGTGGAGACCGCCCCGTTCCTGTTCCGCATCGACGGCACGCTGACCTCCGGGCTGCCCGACAACGAGCGGTTCGCCGCGATCGTGGACGGCATGACCCGGATCGGGCGCGGCGCCGGAACGTTCCCCCTGGCGTCGGGGGTGACCTCGGTGACGCAGTTGGTGAGCCTGCGCCAGGCGGGCGTCCGCCTCGCCCAGGGGCCGTTCTTCGCCGGGGAGGACTGGGCGCCGGGCGACCGCGTCACCCCGCTTCCGGATCTCACCCTGGACCCGGCCTCGTCCGACACGGCGGGGGGTCCCCGGGTCTCGGAGTTCATGGTCCCGGCGGTGACCATGACCTGTGACGCGACCGCCGAGGAGGTGCTGGAGGCGTTCAGCAACGACTCCGCCCTCAACAGCGTCATCCTGCTCGACCACCGCGAACGTCCGGTGGCCGCCCTGGACCGGGCGCGTTTCCTGCTCTCCATCACCGGTCCCTACGGGCACGCGCTGTACGCCAAGCGTCCCGCCCAGCGGCTGGCCGATCCCCCCAAGACCGTGCCGCGCACCGTCCCCGCGCTGACCGCGCTGCGCATCGCGGGCGTCGACCGGGAACGGGTCTACGACGACCTGATCGCCGTCAACGAGTTCGGGCAGTGCATGGGCGTGGTCCACGTCAGCGACATCATCCGCGGCCTGTCGCAGGCCTGA
- a CDS encoding SGNH/GDSL hydrolase family protein, which yields MAIGDSITEGLDDPHPDGSYRGFADRLAEHLSTRAPGFRYANLAVRGRRMQHIFGEQLEQTLEFAPDLVTVHAGGNDVLRPNTDLDQLALQYDRGVRRLREAGIRVVMLSGHDTGWVPVLRVYRGRIAVFSMHLRAIAERNGVDIVDLWALDALNDPRAWSVDRLHLNAAGHRIVAARVAELLGHPIGPRDLWARPWPTPHVPRPRILRRRETRRWAVRFLVPWLGRRLMGRSSGDGLLPKRPELTELAALLEGERRRPG from the coding sequence GTGGCCATCGGAGACAGCATCACCGAAGGACTGGACGACCCCCATCCCGACGGCTCCTATCGGGGGTTCGCCGACCGGCTCGCCGAACACCTCAGCACCAGGGCTCCGGGGTTCCGCTACGCCAACCTCGCGGTGCGGGGACGGCGCATGCAGCACATCTTCGGCGAGCAGTTGGAGCAGACGCTGGAGTTCGCCCCCGACCTGGTCACCGTGCACGCCGGAGGAAACGACGTCCTGCGGCCCAACACCGACCTCGACCAGCTCGCCCTCCAGTACGACAGGGGCGTCCGCCGCCTCCGCGAGGCGGGCATCAGAGTGGTCATGCTCTCGGGGCACGACACCGGATGGGTGCCGGTGCTGCGGGTCTACCGCGGACGCATCGCGGTGTTCAGCATGCACCTGCGGGCGATAGCCGAACGCAACGGTGTCGACATCGTCGATCTGTGGGCGCTGGACGCCCTCAACGATCCGCGCGCCTGGAGCGTGGACCGCCTGCACCTCAACGCGGCGGGCCACCGGATCGTCGCGGCCCGCGTCGCCGAACTGCTCGGCCATCCCATCGGCCCCCGCGACCTGTGGGCACGCCCCTGGCCGACCCCCCACGTACCGCGGCCCCGGATCCTGCGCCGCCGGGAGACCCGCCGGTGGGCGGTGAGGTTCCTGGTTCCGTGGCTGGGCCGCAGGCTCATGGGGCGCTCCAGCGGTGACGGCCTGCTCCCCAAACGGCCCGAGTTGACCGAGCTGGCCGCCCTGCTGGAGGGGGAGCGGCGGCGACCGGGCTGA
- a CDS encoding SseB family protein: MTTHSDPGPTDSVPFPVNPVEEALASVVETDDPATVEDGADTGAGPVAAFLDVLRDGPLWVPLPEGSGPQDDGSVSLPTLDVAGELFVPVFTSQEQLSVRSGDLPFAVVTAGELASALPAGVGMAVNPGNTMSVPIGPETVRSLRTPSASEG; encoded by the coding sequence GTGACCACCCATTCTGATCCCGGTCCCACCGATTCCGTCCCCTTCCCCGTCAACCCGGTGGAGGAGGCCCTGGCCTCCGTCGTCGAGACGGACGACCCCGCCACGGTCGAGGACGGCGCGGACACCGGCGCCGGACCGGTGGCGGCCTTCCTCGATGTCCTGCGCGACGGTCCCCTGTGGGTTCCGCTGCCCGAGGGGTCGGGGCCGCAGGACGACGGTTCGGTGTCTCTTCCGACCCTGGACGTGGCGGGTGAGCTGTTCGTTCCGGTCTTCACCTCCCAGGAGCAGTTGAGCGTGCGCAGCGGCGACCTGCCCTTCGCGGTCGTCACGGCCGGGGAGTTGGCGTCCGCCCTGCCGGCGGGGGTGGGGATGGCGGTCAACCCCGGCAACACGATGAGTGTCCCGATCGGCCCGGAGACGGTGCGGTCGCTGCGGACCCCGTCCGCTTCCGAAGGGTGA